In a genomic window of Sporosarcina trichiuri:
- a CDS encoding CsbD family protein, whose protein sequence is MSNDNGFSDKVKGAVNKVKGEAKDQYGNATDDISKQAEGKYDKMKGEVQEQVGEHKDDRDRR, encoded by the coding sequence ATGAGCAACGACAACGGGTTTTCAGATAAGGTAAAAGGTGCTGTGAACAAAGTGAAAGGCGAAGCAAAAGACCAGTACGGCAATGCGACGGATGATATCAGCAAACAGGCTGAAGGGAAGTACGACAAAATGAAAGGCGAGGTACAGGAGCAGGTCGGCGAGCACAAAGACGATCGTGATCGCCGCTGA
- a CDS encoding general stress protein has protein sequence MKQKRYAGTYHSIDAVLAKITELKSLGYTKDEIFAVSNTEDNDRMLEDQTDIVLPTREQDGWLARMKFLFTDQEPAKEAFDQLGFNEQQTQAFYNEVKDGGVALFVMDDPDAPTHHDPAGTRGGTSAPTPFDSEGEMTDSGIPLENASEDVEAEENAGRYPRINTNKL, from the coding sequence ATGAAGCAGAAACGATACGCAGGCACCTACCACTCCATTGACGCGGTGCTGGCAAAAATCACGGAATTGAAGTCGCTCGGCTATACGAAAGACGAAATCTTCGCTGTGTCCAATACGGAAGACAATGACCGCATGCTTGAAGATCAGACTGACATCGTGCTGCCGACAAGGGAGCAGGACGGCTGGCTGGCGCGCATGAAGTTCCTATTCACCGACCAGGAGCCTGCCAAAGAGGCATTCGATCAGCTCGGCTTCAATGAGCAGCAGACGCAGGCGTTCTATAATGAAGTCAAGGACGGCGGTGTGGCATTGTTCGTCATGGATGATCCGGACGCACCGACCCATCATGATCCGGCAGGCACGCGCGGCGGAACATCCGCACCGACACCGTTTGACAGTGAGGGCGAGATGACGGACAGCGGCATCCCGCTTGAGAACGCAAGTGAGGATGTGGAAGCTGAAGAGAATGCCGGGCGGTATCCCCGCATCAACACAAATAAGCTGTAA
- a CDS encoding DUF3243 family protein, translated as MDVKGKVEGELQNMDSEKKEDILENFGKFKSYLADQVAKGEKLGLSDNQLTKATEFVASYLAKHEEPKNREQYVLQELWKVGDKDEQKALSSLLLKLVKAE; from the coding sequence ATGGACGTTAAAGGCAAAGTCGAGGGCGAGCTGCAGAACATGGACAGTGAGAAGAAAGAGGATATCCTTGAGAACTTCGGTAAATTCAAGTCCTACTTGGCAGACCAGGTCGCTAAAGGGGAAAAGCTCGGGCTCAGTGACAATCAGCTGACGAAAGCGACTGAATTCGTTGCCAGCTACCTTGCGAAGCACGAAGAACCGAAAAACCGTGAACAGTACGTGCTCCAGGAGCTCTGGAAGGTGGGCGACAAAGACGAACAGAAAGCACTGTCCAGCCTGCTCTTGAAACTTGTCAAAGCGGAGTAA
- a CDS encoding serine-tRNA(Ala) deacylase AlaX produces MLKDRLYYQDPYVTKFTARVIRHGADESGRPYTILDNTAFYPTGGGQPHDIGTIDGVAVTDVEEADGEIRHYTEQPLSAEGTISGEIDWKRRFDHMQQHTGQHILTAALVELFGYPTVSFHLGRELVSIDIDTPHIKPEELAAAERLANQVILENRPIEQRWVTQEELGQYALRKEVSVEEEIRLVIIPDFDTNGCGGTHPQATGQVAALKILSSEKEKQHTRIHFVCGGRVLDQLGAVHQELTKTSQLLSAPLLGTSSAAGLLLQTQHSLEKQLEHAREELLDREAERLASRKSIKIRQTYTDRPMKELQKLAKKTIALREQAIVILVSESADKLQFVLSRSASLTPDLRTASSIALPAIEGKGGGSAAAVQGGGARLMSAGELAELLERSIPMHI; encoded by the coding sequence ATGCTGAAAGATCGTCTCTATTATCAAGATCCTTATGTAACGAAATTCACTGCACGTGTGATCCGTCATGGCGCTGATGAGAGCGGACGGCCATATACCATCCTGGATAACACGGCATTCTACCCGACAGGCGGCGGACAGCCCCATGATATCGGCACGATCGATGGGGTTGCTGTAACAGATGTCGAAGAGGCGGATGGCGAAATCCGTCATTATACGGAGCAGCCGCTTTCTGCAGAAGGCACCATATCGGGGGAAATCGACTGGAAGCGCCGGTTCGATCATATGCAGCAGCACACCGGCCAGCACATCCTGACCGCTGCGCTTGTTGAGCTGTTCGGATATCCGACCGTCAGTTTCCACTTAGGCCGGGAACTTGTGTCGATCGATATCGACACGCCCCATATAAAACCAGAAGAACTCGCTGCAGCGGAGCGTCTGGCCAACCAGGTCATCCTTGAAAACCGGCCGATCGAACAGCGCTGGGTCACGCAGGAAGAACTCGGTCAGTATGCATTGCGGAAAGAAGTCAGTGTCGAAGAGGAGATCCGTCTTGTCATCATTCCCGACTTCGACACGAACGGATGCGGCGGGACGCATCCGCAAGCGACCGGACAAGTCGCCGCCCTGAAGATCCTGTCCTCCGAAAAAGAAAAGCAGCATACCCGCATCCATTTTGTGTGCGGCGGCCGTGTGCTGGATCAGCTGGGAGCGGTCCATCAGGAGCTGACGAAGACATCCCAGCTGCTGAGCGCACCGCTTCTGGGAACTTCCTCGGCTGCCGGGCTGCTGCTGCAGACCCAGCATTCCCTCGAAAAGCAGCTGGAACACGCCCGGGAAGAACTGCTCGACCGGGAGGCGGAACGTCTGGCAAGCCGCAAGTCCATCAAGATCCGGCAGACGTATACTGACCGTCCAATGAAGGAATTGCAGAAACTTGCGAAGAAAACGATTGCACTTCGTGAGCAGGCCATCGTCATCCTCGTCTCCGAATCTGCGGATAAACTCCAGTTCGTCCTGTCGCGGAGTGCCTCCTTGACCCCTGATCTGCGGACAGCCTCCTCGATCGCCCTGCCGGCGATCGAAGGGAAAGGAGGCGGTTCAGCTGCCGCCGTACAAGGCGGCGGTGCCCGCCTCATGTCCGCCGGGGAACTTGCCGAACTGCTGGAACGGTCCATTCCTATGCATATCTGA
- a CDS encoding c-type cytochrome, whose product MRRTSTLVLSIIIAVFALTIVLMSFQLKTNKASEAEDITEVAQPDVTDSGTIAYNPPSMDDVPDDELGTAIKRGYELVNDTSNVLRSEAATAEDGEKRVNELSCTSCHAGAGLDEEVSSLVGMSSVYPMYIGRSGKIVSLEDRINGCMVRSMDGQKFDMDDPDLRAMVAYMTYISEGIPVGAELDWRHQNSFEDMPLPNVADGEKVYQQSCATCHAGDGSGTGSNTGPKLWGQGSFNDGAGIARLTKMAGYVKNNMPVGNVGSLSDQEVADVAAFILSQDRPEFAHHDKDWPNGGRPSDSMTKERRDEVKAGTIDWEAVIGKKE is encoded by the coding sequence TTGAGAAGAACATCTACATTGGTCTTATCCATCATCATTGCGGTCTTTGCGCTTACAATCGTGCTCATGTCTTTCCAGCTGAAGACGAATAAGGCATCCGAAGCGGAGGACATCACAGAAGTCGCTCAGCCCGATGTCACAGACAGCGGAACGATCGCCTATAATCCGCCGTCGATGGATGACGTTCCCGATGATGAGCTGGGAACAGCCATCAAACGGGGCTATGAACTTGTGAACGATACGTCGAATGTGCTCCGCAGTGAAGCGGCCACGGCGGAAGACGGTGAAAAACGGGTGAACGAACTGTCCTGTACAAGCTGCCATGCAGGAGCTGGGCTGGATGAGGAGGTCTCTTCACTGGTCGGCATGTCCTCCGTCTATCCGATGTATATCGGCCGCTCCGGCAAAATCGTTTCCTTGGAAGACCGGATCAACGGCTGCATGGTACGCAGTATGGACGGACAGAAGTTCGACATGGATGACCCCGATCTGCGTGCCATGGTTGCGTACATGACGTATATCTCCGAAGGGATTCCGGTTGGGGCTGAACTCGACTGGCGTCATCAGAACAGCTTCGAAGACATGCCGTTGCCGAATGTGGCAGATGGCGAGAAGGTCTACCAGCAATCCTGTGCAACCTGCCATGCTGGCGACGGCAGCGGAACAGGGTCCAATACAGGCCCGAAATTGTGGGGGCAGGGCTCATTCAATGACGGGGCAGGCATTGCACGTCTGACGAAAATGGCCGGCTACGTCAAGAATAACATGCCGGTCGGCAATGTCGGCAGCCTGTCCGATCAGGAAGTGGCGGATGTCGCTGCATTCATCCTTTCACAGGATCGACCGGAGTTCGCACACCACGACAAGGACTGGCCGAATGGCGGCCGCCCGTCGGACTCGATGACAAAAGAGCGGCGCGATGAAGTCAAAGCCGGCACGATCGATTGGGAAGCCGTCATTGGCAAAAAAGAATGA